In Carassius carassius chromosome 14, fCarCar2.1, whole genome shotgun sequence, the genomic stretch TGCAAAATTGGCGTGAAGTTACAAATGAATTAGTTCTGTTTACAAAGCTTTGCACTTAAAGAGACTTATTTATAGAAAATTTAATCGGGAAATTCCTGCATGACGAAATTAAATTATGAGCCAGTGTACAAAGTCAGCTTTCTTGAATCATTCTTCATTCTCTCACATATTCTGCTCTCATCTCACAAGAAACAATCTGAATTCACATACTGACTTACTGCTTTAAATGAAACAGAGCTGTGCTATATCTAAACAAACCTGTGCACACATCATGAACAAACATCTATTGCTGCCAACAGCTATAGCTCAGTGTTGATAATGTGAATTTTGTTGAATCATTGTCCGTTTACAAATTAGTTTTTATGCAGACATAAGAAGTAAAGCGAGGCTGCTTATGTGTCAGCACAATACAAGCATACTGTATACTCACTAAAGGCATTTAATGCAAAGACACAAGGCTGATACCTCTACAAGGGTCACTtttccctaataataataaaataaaataaaaaggttaaagggctctctatttatttttattttcattttcaagattTCAAATAGTCAAAAGTTTCTCTAAAAGAGCAATCACTTATTTACAAAGTTTATGTCTGTAATATATCCAATACGGAAGTGttatgaaacaaaaaaacaatgctactgcagacattttttacaaaatgtgaAATTCCTGGAGGCTGATACTGAATCACAATTTCTATGTGCAGGGTTCATGAGTgggtaatacaaaaaaaaacaggtccATGCACAGAGGACAAATATTTACTATATTGTTAATGCTGTTTACAACATGCCCCTTCAGCATCTGAGTGGGAAAAATCTTAATGTCATATTTGTTACAGAAGCTGTCCAGTGTATTTGATTTGCAAACGTTCCCTCCCTTTCACTGAATTACAGCATTACAGAAAGCTCTCGACTCCATTGTGCTGTGGCTTTCAACGGAGAAATCCACCTCATAAGAAATATTAAACACCAACCAGAACAGACAGTGCAGCTACATCCTCATGTCAAGATTAAGGTAATctcataattaaatataatatgatCTATTCTGTTATGCTCAGTGTCATGCAGAAGAAAAGACACCTCCTCACTCTGTCTTTCACATTTGATAGAGGAAACAATTACGAGTTACACATACAGTAGGCACAGAACAGAGAGGCAGTGGGATAGAATTAGGACACCCACAGAGTGGTAGAGGAAGATGGCGGAGGAAATCATTGTTACCATGTGAGGAGGTCTGCTACAAGGAGGCGGCTTGAGTCTATCATTGATGCTAAAATACTGTGTGAGCTCCTTCCAGTGCTCCTCTCGTTTCTCTTCAGGCTCCCTGAGCAAAGACACAACACAGGATGACAagtcattctgtttattattaatattattattattcactacAGGACTAGGCATGTATACTTTGTGAGATTCAATTATTTCTGCACACATCCTTTTTTGCTATAAATGGTGGATTATGGAGCCAGTCAGTACTTGGGAATTTATGGGCGTTCAGTGAAATAGGAAAGAGGTTTTAAATATGaagaattttatatttgtttcccCTCCTTTTGCCTCAAGGCTGGAATGATAGTTTAAAAACTTAAGCATCACACAGCTGCCGATTTCATAAAGGGttcggaaaaaaaaaactgaacttcaTACACGAAACAACTATGGATCACACACCACCAGACTTTTTAAGTGGTTGCAAACACAACAAACTCATGCAGAAACATGCGCCTTGTTGCTTGGAGATGTATAACATCAAAATCCCAAACATGTTTTATAATCTCCATTTGAAGAGAATCAAAGtctaaagtaaattaaaattaattaaagattAAAGAGTCTGTGCCCATTATACGCTACATGATTTTCAGCTAACTCTGTCAATTATGCATTAAAGATCACATTGGATTTACTTTAGATATGCGAAAGTGCAATATTTCTTACATCAGTCAATgaacaaatatattatataaatattttattatataagtaTATCTGAATTTAAAATCATCATATAACAATTCAGGCTACAATGTGAGAAGAGTTTCATGCCATGTTATTAATATGAAGTATTCAGTACATATTCACATGTGTTAAGAACGTGTATTTAAGCTTGTTGTTAACACAACGTCTCTCACAGTCTTTCTCGTGACCTGCTGAGAAATGTAGTGATGTTTTGATGCAATGGTCTATTATGGAAATCATCATTAACTGTCTTGGAGCAAACCATAATTGTCAACCATACCTTTTCTGCTCAGTGTCACAATTCTGTGCCCCACCTGTTTGAGATGTTAAAACCACAATatgttaatatattgaaaataaaaacagtcatGGGCAAGCATTAcacatattagaaagatttttaAATTGTGTTATTCATCTCTGCAAGCAAGGGATCAGTTCTACTGCAGTAATCCTACTAGACACCCATGTTGTGGTGCCTAGGCAATGAGATTGCATGATAAAATCCTTTCAAACTCAAATCATCACAGCTGTATAAAGAGTTGTTATGTTTACATTGAAAGGAATAAATAGGATATGGTTGACAACAGTAGAAATAACATAGAAGAACAGAACTAGTAGGTAATGGGAAGAAAACTTATTATAATGACCTTTCTTCTGGCGCCTTTTCCACTTTGTTTGCGGTTCCTTCATTCTCTGATACAACTTTGCTCGCTGGAGCTCTTTGAACTTCTgcaacaatataaaaaaacaacgcttttaaacaatgatacttgcataatgacattaaaataaattctgaatGAACCAAATGCAACTTGCTTTGTTTATACTGTAATGATTGTAACGGTCTACCGAGCAattagataaataataaataattcgaTCACTGCATGACCTGCACTGCACACATACTGCATAATTTACATGCATAACTACAACAGATCCACATACTTGCCACTTAACCAAGAAAACTCCAAGAAGACAATCATTTCCAAATGCATCATTGTGCAGaccagtttttgtttacattccaCCTGTACACAAACTGAACGTGGCTCTGTGTCTGACTGACGTGAGAGCTCCTTGCCTGGAGtgttttctgctgctgctgctgcttcatcatcctcctcatcctcagagcTCAGGTCAGCCTCACTGAGACCCGGCGGCAGATTTCCACTGTACATATTAAATCTGACAACTCGCCAAAAACACGACTCTTGCAGACGTCCGCATTATTATCAGCAACAAAACGTTTAaagcaaatatattattaaatgcgACTGGTGATTTAACAATATCATAATATATCAGACAAGTACACCAACAACTGCATGACCCTTACCGTTGCCTTCTGTATTTCCGCATTTTGAATATAGAGCTTCATTATTGGATCGGCGGAGGAGCAACAGCTGTAACAAAAATGCTGATTGGCCAATTTGACCTCATTATGAAACGCGATCCTCCCCCTTACAAAATAGTGGAGGCTGCCGTTCTGTGTAATATTTGTTATATCGTCAATTTGTCCAgctctgtaataataataacaataataataaataaactgaattattattattatgatgatgatgatgatgatgatgatgatgatgattattattattattattcttaatattatAGCTTAAACCTTATCTAAAAAGACAAATATTCGGTGGATAAGTGTGCtttttaaccatgtttttttgccaaattattatacattatatcaaGTACTGGTCTATGTTAAACATTTATTCCTCTAAAACTTTGGAAGGCTTGTTGCTTCTGGTGATAAATTGGTTACAGcttaacaaccaaaaaaaaaaacgtatgccACACACTtttttaatttgtgaaaaataaataaatatgccatcTACTGGCCTCGGTAAGGTATTCaaccaaaaataacaacaaataaaatatttttatgcagTAGCAGGACATTTTAATGAGTAAACTTATTCAAACATAGTTGCCAGTTCAGTTATGAGTTCAGTTATTCAGACcagaagttaacttagggccaggcgcgtgtgcccgatgaaaccgtctatactgAATTAAAAGGCTAATTAGTATAATTCTTGAAATGTTTACCCTTAGGTCATGGTATGTGTCTTTTTGCTTTGAAATCTTTAGAAAGTAAACATAAGAATTGCGTAgatatttttagtaatatttcaagacaaAGCTTTACTAGACTGAATCAACTTAAGATTACTTAATATCCAATATAATTTTGGGGAAAAATTATTGCATCACACTAAGTATTTAAATATAATCAACATAttattgatttttgatttttaagaaggtcaaaaataattaaagaaagtcAAGGTTAACATTCACTCAACTAAAGGGGCAGTGAGCAGAAACGGGGAGCATTGCTCACTCACTACAGGTTACAGAACACACATgtagagaaagatagagagagtgtgGAAGGGACAaatgagagagagcgggagagcaaatgagaaagagcgagagagaaaaaTCGCTGTGCACATTCAAAACTAGTGCCACCCCCGCTGGAGGCATAACAAGCAGAAATTATATTGATGAAAATTTCTGACATTACGACAATACAAATGAGCTTGTTGCCTCAGAATCTGTGCAcactaaataaatcatttaagtAAATAGGTGGTTTTGCAATTAGGCACAAAGCCCACCCCTATTTAGCAACAAAACAGAAAACTGATGTTATTTGATATAAATAAGCAATTTAAGCATCAGTGTTTTTCGTCTGCCAATGCCACAGGCTAAACAAGATTAGCATGCTAATCATTTGAATGATAATGTGGTGATGCCCTAAGCTGTCTGAATAAATTGAGAGACATTGCTCATATAAGAGCATTCTTATCACTCGGGAAAACATGAGCAATTGTGTTTTACTTTGCcatttgtaaaacaaaaagtatagcctatataatatatatttctcatactggctgcggtgccttctacaaacgcagttaaagtcaaggtgaaggtgatgagtagactgaagttgggctcaggtggttgttctgtgggatgtgtttcccatacatttatttttggagactcgccacgattttaaaactgatcgattttcaaaaaggcttcgttaaataaacatgagtaacgttacatactgcacgtttaataataataattccttacatttatatgtttaaatatcaaaacgtggcacgggtgtttttatatcactatttctgaaggaagacttgcatgttatatgcctgataacgcagcgtttgtgagcgtagctttgctttgtttacagctgttactggggaaacctctatttcttgctctttatgcatctcctgctcggaaattattaatttccatttccattaagtccacctgattaACGCAGcagacatattttgtttgttatcaaaaaaaaaaaaatctactctagagggacttggctgttgttattgattctatttggaagtctaccgggagttaagttagggccataaaagcgcgcatgcgcagtaatgtttgtttatgttgttgccgttgaaactgtCTATAAACTATTATTCAGATGTCAGAAGACATGTAGATTGTCTGTTACACCAAACACTTTTTGTCTGTGTTCatcaatgttttaaacattttgagACCCAAGACATTCACGTATCTGATATGATACGGtcggctttatagggttaagtaTATGTTGGTTACTATGTCCCTAAAACATCAATTTCATCCAATATCAAGAACTTTAAGGACATATGACATGATAGGGCTTAAGTCAGCAAGATATATTAAACGTCACTCTGCACAGCTGCCCCACAGTTAATAccaatttaattatatatgtgaCAACTTAATGTCAAAAGCAACTAGaacttttaaaggtaatttggTGGTGTAATATATCACTGAGTTACTACTATCAAAATGATTACGATCATTCGTAATTTcgtaaatttgtttattttgttgtttatgaagacttttttttttcactatacaCTGGCACTTTTGTTCGATTTGGGCTCCAGATCattatttctgtaatttattatttatttagagtgTGTTGTTTAAAACTTGGAAACCCTTATTAGTTTTGGTTAAAGAGGTGGTAAGTGTGGCGAGATAAACTAATCATCTCAAAGCCTTAATTATTAGTATCTTACTGTGAcaggctgtttttttatttttattttttttccaagccAGCCAAGTTGAACCGCAAATGAGCAAGCGCATGTCTGAGGAAAGAGTAATAATTTAAAGTCATCTGGATCTGGCTTGGGGTGGCTGAATTCATTAGAGCAGATTAGCTAAGTGTGTACAAAGTAAATGAGATATCTAATACTAGCCAACACGGAGGTCCAGGGATTCCTCATTTAGCTCCGAATATGAGAAACCATGTTAAGAGGCGATTATGTATAGCTTGACTGTTGGACTGGCTATATGCCTGTTTTCCTGTGCATTTGGCCCAATGGTGTGTTCTCGTATTTAATGACCCTTGACCTTTAGCCTCCATGTGTACAGTgtataaaccattaaaaacaacGGCCAACGCAGCAGCATAAGGGAGGAGGAAACGAAGGATGACACCCAGAGGAGATTATTCACTGTTAGCCTGACAGGGCAGCCAGCTGAATTGTTTTTGAAAGAGAAGCCAGGGAAGCTAATTATGAGTTTAAGAAGAaggttgaagaaaaaaaaaaaaaaagattacaaagaatAATTTGCAGATATAATTACACCAAAATTGGGTACACACAATCGTCAAATACATGTATTGCTTGACCTGGGTGAGCCAGTGAAATAAATCCTTCTTCTATAGcctttgttaatttgtttttatcaTCTCCAAGTGGTGTTTGTGCAGGCAGTGCAATTTGCATGTGTAATTCCACTGTGCAAATTGACAACAAGTAGATAATTCTGGGAAATGGGCTAGTTGCAAGGCCCTAGCTATCTTCCTGTGCCGATTCATTTTGAGGAACTGCTGAGGCATGAAACTCATACATCAACTATTTCCTGACAATGCTCAGACTTATTGTCCCCTAAAATGTCATTACAGCCATTATTTATGGagttaattcatttattaaaccATATTTACACAGACAGAATGTCACATTGTGTCCATCGTCCGGAATGACGCCTTTAATGATGATTTTAACACATTTTCTCTTTCAAATTCTACCAAGAGAGCAAAAGCAGAAAgtggttttgtttttaatttcaagGCTTAGCTACTGTTAGATAGAAGTAATGTAAAAAACACAAatcttacaattatatatatgtgAATTTAACGATAAAAGACCGTAAAAATTCAATAGTAAAAAACTGTTAAATGGTTAATTCCCCAACTATTTACAGTGGAAAAATGTATTGGACATTACATTACAGTATACCGTTTTTCTAACTGAAGAAGacattataatttacagtgaataattgtaaattgacattcccagaattccctgtgttacatttcaaatgttatgttttttgttgaaataaTTATGTTTCTTCTCAGTTTTTTTCTAATAAGTTTTGTATATAAGGGTTGTGTGTTAAcacctaatgttgttaaatgaatgtttattgcattatttcagtttcatgtgtgttaccatgatggtgtttagtgtttgtgtgaatgacactgtgcaccttctatataggttattatttaaaaactgcTTGCAATGGGCTTTGGTTCATTGTGTGGCTTTCCCATGACCACCAGCATTTGatggttatcagtgtattacaaaggtacaaaacacatttcagtacttcaataagtactggtatattaacattatatcagttaatgacGTAACGgtaatttactgtaaattttaaacctaaaatgttgctacggTAGTTTATGGTAAAATTCCACAGCTGTCGTTTTTTTACCGTAAATTTTATGGAATTTTCTTTAGTTTATATATCAGACATAATTATACATAATCACCTTTTTAAGAGAAatagtatttataaataataagaatTCAGCTGAAAAACATTGGTAAGCCTGATGCTCATCCAATGCTTATagttttgattaaaatacatCACATCAGGTCGGGCGGCTTCATAACTATAACTGCAgaagttaaaatatttcaatgcaCCCGAAATGCACAATGGACCTGACAATTACATCAAAACTCCATGCAACTTTCGTACTACTCTCCGTTGGAAGTTAAAGTCTGCACAAAATCAAAATTGACACTATTTACTTTAGCATACATTGCTAGTCTTGACGTGATAAGTTAATCCCTGCaagttaatcaaaaaaaaaattaataaataaatgtttgtcttGGTAATCTTTAATTAAAATCTGAAAATTGGCTTCTGCTGTGGATTTTTCTCTGATGACATCAGAGTATCCTTAACCACTTCTCGTCCAACCGTTAGCTTGCTGCTTCTATactattcaatattacatttcagCAGTAAATATGTCACAATTCTGCAGTAAAGTCAGTAACAACTTCCTGTTGTTTGTCGGATGAGTGGAACTAAAAGCAGCAATAGTGTAGCAAGGTATTGAATTTAAGTCGCTATATACCTCATTGGCAATATCAACTGGCTAGCAATCGCTATTACTAATCACACCATTaattttttgtggaaaagaaCCTTGTATCTCTACTATAAATCAGGTAACTAGGCCTAGTGGTTCTTTATGGTCATTCTATAGCCTAAATCTTGGAGAATGCTGAGTGGTTATATATTGATTCAATTTTGCACTAAATATGACAGTGCTCCTAATGTGTAATTGTGGAGCAGCAGACTTCTCCTGGTGCGTCATACATTTTAATGGTACATATCCGCACTGGATAATTCCATCAtgccattttcatttattttattttctagtttCACCTGTCACCTCAAACTACTTATTATGGCAGTAATAGTGAGCTGTATTTGAACCATTAAGCTGTAATGATTCGCTTGCGTGACATTTTAATTCATATAAGGAGTTTGAAGAGGGTGGCAGTGTTACTGGGATTAGATGGTTAGTGCTAAAACAAACTAATTTGATTGGCAATATAATACTTAAAGGCTCTGCAAGAGGTTTAAGTATGGATGGCTGGTGGAAGGAAAAAGTCAAATTtgtaaacattatatttcattatattcagTTAGCTATATAGTAAAAACAGGTGATCCAAAATGGAATTACACAGAGAATTGTTATACACATACAGTTTTGTTTCATCCTATAACAAGTAACTTTATGTACTAGGACTTTACTTCCTTCATTTGAGGCAGGTTCAGCGTGGCTGCACTCAATGTGAGTTTTGACTCTGAGGAAGAAAGTTCTAATCAAGGAATCACAATCACAAAAAaatgtgtctgtttttattttctattattcttTGATATGTGCAAAAAGTTTTGTAATAACTGCTcatgcaaaaatgtcaaacaTCTTTAACTCCACAGTTAAAATATAACGTTTATAACtaaatataactattaaaaaAGTACAGTAAAGTAAATCATTGCAGTACATTTTATGAATgcaatgcatttcaaatgcatgcTTTGCCAAAAAGTCATGGTTTTCAGAGTTTGTCGCCATTCATCTGTAATTAGTTTAAGCACAAAGTTGCACAACCAGACCATTCCCAGATAAAATCGtacatttaaattgaataatttatttcctttttcatTGCAGGACTTCCAACACATTTATCTGTTGtctgtttctttattttaatcaCACTTCCTTGCCTTTTGGACAGCTTCACTGGCTTATAGATTAGTGTGAAATGTACCCCAGTTAGAATCTCTTACACGCTCCAATCAGATGAGCGCAGATTTAATCAGACCGAATCGTCCATCCCACCCGTGAAGGGGCTGCCCAGATGAAACACACCTTATATTCATAACTTCACTTACATGCCTGATTATGAAGCGGGAGATAGCTAGGTAACTCTCATTCTCTGCTTTTTTTTCCCCAGGACAATTTTGCCTCCAAACTTGAATAGTTAATCATAGCCTCTTTCTTCATCAGTGGAGAATCAAAATCTGAACAGAAGAGGATATATATCATTAAAGATGAAAAAGAATCACAAATTGAATTGGCCTTCTGGTCCAGATATATTGTCAAATTTCACTTTCAATAccttttaaaggatttttttctctctctttgcattCATTTCCGGCTGCTCTAACTATCATTTTCTAAGAGAAAACGTTCACGTTCCACTGCTAATTTGTGTGCATGGCTCTGTAATCATACCATTAGTTTCTTTGACataaaataatgtctttaaaTAATAGGAAATATTACCTGATGAATTAATTTAAGAGATAAAATCGAGGGTAAGAAGCTTAAATGCCATCTTAAATTATATGCAGACCTTGGAAAACTTTCAACGAGTCTCATTTGCATTAGCTTAGTGTTGGGTTCACACTGTGCCTGACCATGAGAAGCCTGAACACACCTCTAAAATACTTACGGATGGAATAATAAGAAGAGTACACTGTAAATTATGCAATTAGTAAAGTATTTACCCTCTTAAATAGCACCAGTATCTCCTTACCAGTATGATAATATCAACTCTTTTTAGTTTTAAATAGGCTCTTTCTCAGTTTTATGAGTTCTATTTGTTCTGTTCTAAAACCCAATGAGCTTGTGGAAATTACAATTTAAGTCCTCATATACATATATCCAATgtgaaatgtcaaaatgtatctTAAATATGCTATCTTCCAAGGTACCTCGTTTTGACGAAATTCTAAGGCAGAATTGCATGTATCCGTCACAGAGAAGGCCACGAAGCCCTGCAAACAATTTCAGAAGATAATTTAAAAGATGTATATAGACTGTATATAGTCTTTCAAAAATGCAATATTAGAATTCTTATGTACATAAACAGTAGACTCTGTTttcaaattacataaaatatataaaatatagttcTGCTTTCAGTGCTATGAATGTGCATGTAACTGGAAAATTACCCAACTAAATTGTTAAATGAATTAAGTATCAAAA encodes the following:
- the fam204a gene encoding LOW QUALITY PROTEIN: protein FAM204A (The sequence of the model RefSeq protein was modified relative to this genomic sequence to represent the inferred CDS: inserted 1 base in 1 codon); the protein is MYSGNLPPGLSEADLSSEDEEDDEAAAAAENTPGKELSRQSDTEPRSVCVQVECKXKTGLHNDAFGNDCLLGVFLVKWQKFKELQRAKLYQRMKEPQTKWKRRQKKGGAQNCDTEQKREPEEKREEHWKELTQYFSINDRLKPPPCSRPPHMSGLEKSIESAIAEGDYGKAEELSDRLATRELAVKIAQAADCRDFTRTKQEAEASQAARKRRKQIAWGFEAKKRWETKSNMGFM